A single Streptomyces sp. 2114.4 DNA region contains:
- a CDS encoding DUF4331 domain-containing protein — MLQYLGHGHAGCRISSFFNTDETKEEYNASEPVDDRERWTDQFVHLMGHTGNYTREEAIAAIDADRILPDMLTFDPSKPAQYPNGRVFTDDVINYRLSFLSKGDIPPTGLASHTDVLDEFPYIGHPHLKGN, encoded by the coding sequence ATGCTCCAATACCTGGGTCATGGGCATGCAGGATGTCGAATCAGCAGTTTCTTCAACACCGACGAGACGAAGGAGGAGTACAACGCGAGCGAACCGGTGGACGATCGTGAGCGTTGGACCGATCAATTCGTCCACCTCATGGGGCACACCGGCAATTACACACGAGAAGAGGCCATCGCGGCGATTGACGCCGACCGCATCCTGCCCGACATGCTGACGTTTGATCCCTCGAAGCCCGCGCAATATCCCAACGGTCGCGTCTTCACCGACGACGTCATCAACTACCGGCTCTCCTTCCTCTCGAAGGGCGACATCCCTCCCACCGGACTCGCATCACATACCGACGTTCTGGACGAGTTTCCCTATATCGGGCATCCGCACCTCAAGGGGAACTGA
- a CDS encoding MFS transporter, translating into MSSPATAPPPPAGLKRIVAASLIGTTVEWYDFFLYGSAAALVFNKLFFPGSDPLVGTLLSFLTYAVGFAARPLGALVFGHYGDRLGRKKLLVLSLLMMGGATFAIGLLPTHATVGSAAPVLLTVLRLVQGFALGGEWGGAVLLVAEHGDARRRGFWASWPQTGAPAGQLLATGVLSVMTAVLSNAAFASWGWRVPFLLSGVLVIVGLWVRLSVDESPVFKAALASAEERRAAGAAGEKLPLVSVLVHHWRDVLIAMGARMAENISYYVITAFVLVYATAHTGLSQQTALNAVLIASALHFAVIPAWGALSDRIGRRPVYLLGAVGVAVWAFPFFALVDSHRFGLLLLAVSVGLVFHGAMYAPQAAFFAEMFATRMRYSGASIGAQFSSVAAGAPAPLIATALLADFDSPAPIALYVIAAALLTLLAVCVARETRSRDLAAVDGTARAGALRAAGTGAGAAEGGASSAVPS; encoded by the coding sequence ATGTCCTCCCCCGCGACCGCTCCCCCGCCACCCGCCGGCCTCAAGCGCATCGTCGCGGCGAGTCTGATCGGCACCACCGTCGAGTGGTACGACTTCTTTCTCTACGGGTCTGCCGCGGCGCTGGTGTTCAACAAGCTGTTCTTTCCTGGCTCCGATCCTCTCGTCGGGACCCTGTTGTCGTTTTTGACCTACGCGGTGGGCTTTGCGGCGCGGCCGCTCGGGGCCTTGGTGTTCGGGCACTACGGGGACCGGCTGGGGCGTAAGAAGCTGCTGGTGCTGAGCCTGCTGATGATGGGCGGCGCGACGTTCGCGATCGGGTTGCTGCCGACGCATGCGACGGTCGGTAGCGCGGCGCCGGTGCTGCTGACCGTGCTGCGGCTGGTCCAGGGGTTCGCGCTGGGCGGTGAGTGGGGCGGTGCGGTGCTGCTGGTGGCGGAGCACGGTGACGCGCGGCGGCGCGGATTCTGGGCGTCCTGGCCACAAACCGGCGCACCCGCAGGGCAGTTGCTGGCCACCGGTGTGCTGTCGGTGATGACGGCGGTGTTGTCGAATGCTGCGTTCGCGTCCTGGGGGTGGCGGGTGCCGTTCCTGCTCTCGGGCGTGCTGGTGATCGTGGGGCTGTGGGTCCGGCTCTCGGTGGATGAATCGCCGGTGTTCAAGGCCGCGTTGGCGAGCGCCGAGGAACGGCGGGCGGCAGGTGCCGCGGGGGAGAAGCTGCCGTTGGTGTCGGTGCTCGTCCACCACTGGCGGGATGTGCTGATCGCGATGGGCGCACGGATGGCCGAGAACATCTCGTACTACGTGATCACGGCGTTCGTGCTCGTCTATGCGACCGCGCACACCGGGCTGTCGCAGCAGACCGCCCTCAACGCCGTACTGATCGCTTCGGCGCTGCACTTCGCGGTCATCCCTGCCTGGGGCGCGCTCTCGGACCGGATCGGGCGCCGGCCGGTCTACCTCCTGGGCGCGGTCGGTGTCGCCGTCTGGGCGTTCCCGTTCTTCGCGCTGGTGGACTCCCATCGGTTCGGGCTGCTGCTGCTCGCGGTGAGCGTCGGGCTGGTCTTCCACGGTGCGATGTATGCGCCGCAGGCGGCCTTCTTCGCGGAGATGTTCGCGACCCGGATGCGGTACTCGGGCGCCTCGATCGGGGCCCAGTTCTCCTCGGTCGCGGCCGGCGCGCCCGCCCCGCTGATCGCGACCGCGCTGCTCGCCGACTTCGACAGTCCGGCGCCGATCGCCCTGTATGTCATCGCCGCGGCCCTGCTGACCCTGCTCGCGGTGTGCGTGGCGCGCGAGACCCGCAGCCGGGATCTCGCCGCGGTGGACGGCACGGCGAGGGCCGGTGCGCTTCGTGCGGCGGGCACGGGAGCGGGAGCGGCGGAAGGCGGGGCGTCGTCGGCCGTACCGTCCTGA
- a CDS encoding CsbD family protein yields MGDKGAMDKMKGKAKQKAGKIMGDERMKSEGRTDEAKGKAKGAMGNAKENIQGMKDSLKSKNHS; encoded by the coding sequence ATGGGTGACAAAGGCGCCATGGACAAGATGAAGGGCAAGGCCAAGCAGAAGGCCGGCAAGATCATGGGCGACGAGCGCATGAAGAGCGAAGGCCGTACGGACGAGGCCAAGGGCAAGGCCAAGGGCGCGATGGGCAACGCCAAGGAGAACATCCAGGGGATGAAGGACTCCCTGAAGAGCAAGAACCACTCCTGA
- a CDS encoding helix-turn-helix domain-containing protein, whose amino-acid sequence MPTDQPASEQPPEPVDAPPPAPGPVERPAAPGPVDIRPQAPDFSGQGPAPADPLASAPADPLAPAAAESPFLELLATGAPAEDYERPVLRARAEGGSAARLAALERAKLLALRVRAELEDRRRREAELSALYATAHDLAGLRDLDAVLRAIVRRARSLLGTEVAYLTLHDTAAGDTYMRVTDGSVSARFQQLRLGMGEGLGGLVAQTARPYVTDSYFHDERFRHTRTIDSGVHDEGLVAILGVPLMLGSGVIGVLFAADRRERVFEHGQIALLAAHAAHAAVAIDTANLLAGTRKTLTDLEAANEIIRDRSAAIERASDIHDRLTELVLRGGGVVDVADAVAEVLHGDVEFAEPGRAPAGALDRSRADGHAVREGTEWVAAVGAGGEVLGALVLCGHPALDPVDQRTLERAAMVTSLLLLARRTAGEAEQRVRGELLDDLLDAADRDPRLLGERAARVGADLDAPHVVLAARTDGGPPGRGEAALPAHADSEPLLHGVPVSDRDAASPPKAASPPKSACPPDAASSPHDAASPPDGADRGRLWSAASHVAATRHGLAAERDGGAVLLLPLGPDGDPAHTAREIAARLGAALHQPVTVGASAPVPAPAARPAAVADAYAEARRCREALRVLGRAGQGAAAADFGFLGLLLADTRDVDGFVHRTLGAVADYDARRGTELLRTLDAYFACGMSPARTKDALHVHVNTVAQRLERVSRLLGPEWQTPARALEIQLALRLHQLSSAVARDTGG is encoded by the coding sequence ATGCCCACCGATCAGCCTGCGTCCGAGCAGCCCCCCGAGCCCGTGGACGCGCCCCCGCCGGCACCCGGCCCCGTAGAACGTCCGGCGGCACCCGGCCCCGTAGACATACGTCCGCAAGCGCCCGACTTCTCCGGCCAAGGCCCCGCCCCGGCCGATCCGCTCGCCTCCGCCCCGGCTGACCCGCTCGCCCCCGCCGCGGCCGAGAGCCCTTTTCTCGAACTCCTGGCCACCGGCGCCCCCGCCGAGGACTACGAACGACCGGTGCTGCGCGCCCGGGCCGAGGGCGGGTCGGCCGCCCGGCTCGCCGCACTGGAGCGGGCCAAGCTACTCGCGCTGCGGGTACGCGCCGAGCTGGAGGACCGCCGGCGGCGCGAGGCCGAGCTGTCCGCGCTCTACGCCACCGCGCACGATCTGGCCGGGCTGCGCGACCTCGACGCGGTGCTGCGTGCGATCGTGCGCCGGGCCCGGTCCCTGCTGGGCACCGAGGTCGCCTACCTCACCCTCCACGACACCGCCGCCGGCGACACCTATATGCGGGTCACCGACGGCTCGGTCTCCGCGCGGTTCCAGCAGCTGCGGCTCGGCATGGGCGAAGGCCTGGGCGGGCTGGTCGCGCAGACCGCCCGCCCGTACGTCACCGACAGCTACTTCCACGACGAGCGGTTCCGGCACACCCGCACCATCGACTCGGGCGTCCACGACGAGGGCCTGGTGGCGATCCTCGGGGTGCCGCTGATGCTCGGCAGCGGCGTGATCGGCGTCCTCTTCGCCGCCGACCGCCGCGAGCGGGTCTTCGAACACGGCCAGATCGCCCTGCTCGCCGCCCATGCGGCACATGCCGCCGTCGCGATCGACACCGCCAATCTCCTCGCCGGGACCCGTAAGACACTCACCGACCTGGAGGCCGCCAACGAGATCATCCGCGACCGCAGTGCGGCCATCGAGCGTGCCTCGGACATCCACGACCGGCTGACCGAACTGGTGCTGCGCGGCGGCGGGGTCGTGGACGTGGCGGACGCGGTGGCGGAGGTCCTGCACGGCGACGTCGAGTTCGCCGAGCCCGGCCGGGCACCGGCCGGGGCACTGGACCGCTCGCGCGCCGACGGCCACGCCGTACGGGAGGGCACCGAATGGGTCGCGGCGGTCGGAGCGGGCGGCGAGGTCCTGGGCGCCCTCGTGCTGTGCGGTCACCCGGCCCTCGACCCGGTCGACCAGCGCACCCTGGAGCGGGCCGCCATGGTCACCTCGCTGCTCCTGCTCGCCCGGCGGACCGCAGGCGAGGCCGAACAGCGCGTGCGCGGCGAGCTGTTGGACGACCTGCTGGACGCCGCCGACCGCGATCCCCGCCTGCTCGGGGAACGCGCGGCCCGGGTCGGCGCGGACCTCGATGCGCCGCATGTCGTCCTGGCGGCCCGGACCGATGGCGGACCACCGGGGCGCGGGGAGGCTGCACTCCCGGCGCACGCGGACAGCGAGCCCCTGCTGCACGGAGTGCCGGTATCCGACCGCGACGCCGCCTCCCCGCCCAAGGCCGCCTCCCCGCCCAAGTCCGCTTGCCCGCCCGACGCCGCCTCCTCACCCCATGACGCCGCCTCCCCGCCCGACGGTGCCGACCGCGGCCGCCTGTGGTCGGCGGCCTCCCATGTCGCCGCCACCCGCCATGGACTGGCCGCCGAACGGGACGGCGGCGCCGTCCTGCTGCTGCCGCTCGGCCCCGACGGGGACCCGGCGCACACCGCCCGCGAGATCGCCGCCCGGCTCGGGGCCGCGCTGCACCAGCCCGTCACGGTCGGCGCCTCGGCCCCGGTCCCGGCCCCCGCCGCCCGCCCCGCGGCGGTCGCGGACGCCTACGCCGAGGCCCGGCGCTGCCGGGAGGCACTGCGCGTACTGGGCCGGGCGGGCCAGGGCGCGGCCGCTGCCGACTTCGGCTTCCTCGGCCTGCTGCTCGCCGACACCCGCGATGTGGACGGCTTCGTCCACCGCACCCTGGGCGCGGTCGCCGACTACGACGCCCGCCGCGGGACGGAGCTGCTGCGCACCCTCGACGCCTACTTCGCCTGCGGGATGAGCCCGGCCCGTACCAAGGACGCCCTGCATGTCCATGTGAACACCGTCGCCCAGCGTCTGGAGCGGGTGAGCCGGCTGCTGGGCCCCGAATGGCAGACCCCGGCTCGTGCTCTGGAAATCCAACTGGCGCTGCGGCTGCACCAGCTGTCCTCCGCCGTGGCGCGCGATACCGGCGGGTAG
- a CDS encoding 3-hydroxybutyrate dehydrogenase — protein sequence MTVIGTPGPVSLDLDGRTALVTGAAGGIGRACALRLAAAGATVRAVDRDADGLAGLVAAHPEGARGSIEPRPLDLTDLDAAERAAAGTDLLVNNAGLQLVRPIEEFPPEVFHQVLTVMLEAPFRLLRGALPHMYAQGWGRVVNISSVHGLRASPFKSAYVAAKHGLEGLSKTAALEGAAHGVTSNCLNPGYVRTPLVERQLADQAAAHGIPEERVLADLLLADSALKRLLGPEEVAEAVAYLCTPQASFMTGTSLVMDGGWTAH from the coding sequence ATGACCGTGATCGGCACCCCAGGCCCGGTATCCCTCGACCTCGACGGCCGCACCGCGCTCGTCACCGGCGCGGCCGGCGGCATCGGACGCGCCTGCGCCCTGCGGCTGGCGGCGGCCGGCGCCACGGTACGTGCGGTCGACCGGGACGCCGACGGCCTGGCCGGCCTCGTGGCGGCCCACCCGGAAGGGGCCCGCGGCAGCATCGAACCCCGGCCGCTGGACCTCACCGATCTGGACGCGGCCGAACGGGCCGCGGCCGGCACCGATCTGCTCGTCAACAACGCGGGCCTCCAGCTCGTCCGCCCCATCGAGGAGTTCCCGCCCGAGGTCTTCCACCAGGTGCTGACCGTCATGCTGGAGGCGCCCTTCCGGCTGCTGCGGGGCGCGCTGCCCCATATGTACGCGCAGGGCTGGGGCCGCGTCGTCAACATCTCCTCCGTGCACGGCCTGCGGGCGTCGCCCTTCAAGTCCGCTTACGTCGCGGCCAAACACGGCCTGGAAGGGCTGTCGAAGACCGCCGCCCTGGAAGGCGCCGCACACGGCGTCACCAGCAACTGTCTCAACCCCGGCTATGTCCGCACCCCCCTCGTCGAGCGGCAGCTCGCCGACCAGGCCGCGGCGCACGGTATCCCCGAGGAACGCGTACTGGCCGACCTCCTGCTCGCCGACTCCGCCCTCAAGCGGCTGCTCGGACCGGAGGAGGTCGCCGAGGCCGTCGCCTACCTCTGCACTCCGCAGGCCTCCTTCATGACGGGCACCTCACTGGTGATGGACGGCGGCTGGACCGCGCACTGA
- a CDS encoding NUDIX domain-containing protein encodes MATPDFIRDLRNSIGRQLLWLPGVSAVVFDDQGRVLLGKRVDTGGWSVIGGIPEPGEQPAETAMREVYEETAVRVVAEGVVLVETMPPTHYPNGDVCQFMDVTLRCRAVGGEAKVNDDESLEVGWFAVDALPELEEYALTRIKRALEAGPTWFHTMETEPETEKKAGPETKAGPEGPQG; translated from the coding sequence ATGGCAACCCCCGACTTCATCCGCGACCTCCGGAACTCCATCGGCCGGCAGCTGCTCTGGCTGCCCGGCGTGAGCGCGGTCGTCTTCGACGACCAGGGCCGCGTCCTGCTGGGCAAGCGGGTCGACACCGGTGGCTGGTCGGTGATCGGCGGCATCCCCGAGCCCGGCGAACAGCCCGCGGAGACGGCGATGCGTGAGGTCTACGAAGAGACCGCGGTGCGGGTCGTGGCCGAGGGCGTCGTCCTCGTCGAGACCATGCCGCCCACCCACTATCCCAATGGCGATGTCTGCCAGTTCATGGACGTGACGCTGCGCTGCCGGGCGGTCGGCGGCGAGGCGAAGGTCAATGACGACGAGTCGCTGGAGGTGGGCTGGTTCGCCGTGGACGCCCTGCCGGAGCTCGAGGAGTACGCCCTGACCCGCATCAAGCGGGCGCTGGAGGCCGGGCCGACGTGGTTCCACACGATGGAGACGGAGCCGGAGACGGAGAAGAAGGCGGGACCGGAGACGAAGGCGGGACCGGAGGGGCCACAGGGCTGA
- a CDS encoding glutamate racemase → MKIALMDSGTGLLAAAAAMRRLRPDADLVLSSDPDGMPWGPRTPDDVTAHALAVARSAAAHRPDALIVACNTASVHALPALRAELEPHVPVIGTVPAIKPAAAGGGPVAIWATPATTGSPYQRELIERFGQGVEVTGVPCPGLADAVQTADEAAIDAAIAAAAQHTPRDVRSVVLGCTHYELVAERIRAALQQPAAPALVLYGSAEAVAAQALRRIGAEPAPAAAPTGALSVILSGRPAGLPAEALTFAEGRLLAQSRTDIAPGTPDEGAPAADGAAAAARR, encoded by the coding sequence GTGAAGATCGCGCTGATGGACTCCGGGACCGGGCTGCTCGCGGCGGCCGCCGCCATGCGGCGACTGCGGCCGGACGCCGATCTGGTCCTCTCCTCCGATCCCGACGGTATGCCCTGGGGGCCCCGCACCCCCGACGACGTCACCGCACACGCACTGGCCGTGGCCCGCTCCGCGGCCGCCCACCGCCCCGACGCCCTGATCGTCGCCTGCAACACCGCGTCCGTGCACGCCTTGCCGGCCCTCCGCGCCGAACTGGAACCCCATGTCCCGGTCATCGGCACCGTCCCGGCCATCAAGCCCGCGGCAGCCGGCGGCGGCCCGGTCGCCATCTGGGCCACCCCCGCGACCACCGGCAGCCCCTACCAGCGGGAGCTGATCGAGCGGTTCGGGCAGGGCGTGGAGGTCACCGGCGTGCCGTGCCCCGGGCTCGCCGACGCGGTCCAGACCGCCGACGAGGCCGCGATCGACGCCGCCATCGCGGCCGCCGCGCAGCACACCCCGCGCGATGTGCGCAGCGTCGTCCTGGGCTGCACCCACTATGAACTGGTCGCCGAACGCATCCGCGCCGCGCTCCAGCAGCCCGCTGCCCCCGCGCTCGTCCTGTACGGCTCCGCCGAGGCGGTCGCCGCCCAGGCGCTGCGCCGCATCGGTGCCGAGCCGGCGCCGGCGGCCGCCCCGACCGGCGCCCTGAGCGTGATCCTCAGCGGCCGCCCCGCCGGACTGCCGGCCGAGGCGCTCACCTTCGCCGAGGGCAGACTGCTGGCCCAGAGCCGTACGGACATCGCCCCGGGAACCCCGGACGAGGGCGCCCCGGCCGCCGACGGGGCCGCCGCTGCCGCCCGCCGCTGA
- a CDS encoding glycosyltransferase produces the protein MEWIGAGSLSAWVWLLLGQGFFWRTDVRLPERRDPERWPSVAVVVPARDEAAVLPDSLPSLLGQKYPGRAEVFLVDDGSTDGTGPLARELAAARGGLPLTVASPGEPEPGWTGKLWAVRHGIALARERVAPEYLLLTDADIAHEPDSLRELVAAAWSADLDVVSQMARLRVVTFWERLIVPAFVYFFGQLYPFRWVNRPGARTAAAAGGCVLLRREAAERAGIPEAIRHAVIDDVALARAVQRSGGTLWLGLADRVDSVRPYPRPAELWRMVSRSAYAQLRHRPLLLLGTVLGLALVYLAPPVALVAGLADGDTTAAALGGAAWAVMCGTYLPMLRYYGQRPWWAPLLPFTALLYLLMTVDSAVRHYRGRGAAWKGRTYPAP, from the coding sequence ATGGAGTGGATCGGTGCCGGGTCGCTGTCGGCCTGGGTGTGGCTGCTGCTGGGGCAGGGCTTCTTCTGGCGGACGGACGTCCGGCTGCCGGAACGCCGGGATCCGGAGCGCTGGCCGTCGGTCGCGGTGGTGGTCCCGGCGCGGGACGAGGCCGCGGTGCTGCCGGACAGCCTGCCGTCGCTGCTCGGGCAGAAGTACCCGGGCCGGGCGGAAGTGTTCCTGGTCGACGACGGCAGTACGGACGGGACCGGCCCACTGGCCCGGGAGCTGGCGGCCGCGCGCGGGGGGCTGCCCCTCACGGTGGCCTCGCCCGGCGAGCCCGAGCCCGGGTGGACGGGGAAGCTGTGGGCCGTACGCCACGGGATCGCGCTGGCGCGGGAGCGTGTCGCGCCGGAGTACCTGCTGCTGACCGATGCGGATATCGCGCACGAGCCGGACAGTCTGCGGGAGTTGGTGGCGGCGGCGTGGTCGGCGGACCTGGACGTGGTGTCGCAGATGGCGCGGCTGCGGGTGGTCACCTTCTGGGAGCGGCTGATCGTGCCGGCCTTCGTGTACTTCTTCGGGCAGCTCTACCCCTTCCGGTGGGTCAACCGTCCCGGGGCGCGGACCGCGGCGGCGGCCGGGGGCTGTGTGCTGCTGCGGCGGGAGGCGGCGGAGCGGGCGGGCATTCCGGAGGCGATCCGGCATGCGGTGATCGACGATGTGGCGCTGGCCCGTGCGGTGCAGCGCTCCGGCGGCACGCTATGGCTGGGGCTTGCGGACCGGGTCGACAGCGTGCGGCCGTATCCGCGGCCGGCCGAGCTGTGGCGGATGGTCTCGCGCAGCGCCTACGCCCAACTGCGGCACCGGCCGCTGCTGCTGCTCGGCACGGTCCTCGGTCTTGCGCTGGTGTATCTGGCCCCGCCCGTCGCGCTGGTGGCCGGACTGGCCGACGGCGATACGACGGCCGCCGCGCTCGGCGGGGCGGCCTGGGCGGTGATGTGCGGGACGTATCTGCCGATGCTGCGCTACTACGGGCAGCGGCCGTGGTGGGCGCCGCTGCTGCCGTTCACCGCGCTGCTGTATCTGCTGATGACCGTGGACTCGGCGGTGCGGCACTACCGGGGGCGCGGCGCGGCCTGGAAGGGGCGGACGTATCCGGCGCCCTGA
- a CDS encoding TerD family protein produces MTMLKGGNVPVPAPEVRVELGWQAAPGAPDVDASALLLVSGKVRDDADFVFYNQAAHASGAVRHEGKRAAGGAMTDTLTVALASVEPAVDTVVLAASAGGGPFGNVPGLHIRVLDAASGAEIARFDSLDAGPETAFVLGELYRRQGAWKFRAVGQGYDTGLAGLATDFGISVEEPAAPQPAPPAPAPTPAPAPPASPVRLTNVTLTKEAPAVSLTKQGGTSGAMRVNLNWSGGSAGKRLGKTLGRKAMQAMGARGALLPPSGELDLDLCALYELTDGAAGVVHPLGNSFGALHAPPFIQLDGDDRTGAVAAGENLTINLDHQARIKRILIFVTVYAGARSFEGLSATVTLQPQHGAPVDFSLDACTVPSTVCALALITHTGGELVVQREARYLVPEPGVSPQRTVDHAYGWGLDWSPARK; encoded by the coding sequence ATGACGATGCTCAAGGGCGGCAATGTTCCGGTACCGGCCCCGGAGGTCCGGGTGGAACTGGGCTGGCAGGCCGCCCCGGGGGCACCGGACGTGGACGCCTCCGCCCTGCTCCTGGTGTCCGGAAAGGTCCGCGACGACGCAGACTTCGTCTTCTATAACCAGGCCGCGCATGCCTCCGGTGCCGTACGCCACGAAGGCAAGCGCGCGGCCGGCGGCGCGATGACCGACACCCTCACCGTGGCCCTGGCCTCGGTCGAACCCGCCGTCGACACGGTGGTGCTGGCCGCCTCCGCCGGCGGCGGCCCGTTCGGGAACGTCCCCGGGCTGCACATCCGGGTGCTGGACGCGGCGAGCGGCGCCGAGATCGCCCGCTTCGACAGCCTGGACGCCGGCCCCGAGACCGCCTTCGTGCTCGGCGAGCTCTACCGCCGCCAGGGCGCCTGGAAGTTCCGCGCGGTGGGGCAGGGCTACGACACCGGTCTCGCCGGACTGGCCACCGACTTCGGCATCAGCGTCGAGGAACCGGCGGCGCCGCAGCCCGCGCCGCCCGCCCCTGCCCCGACCCCGGCTCCCGCACCGCCGGCCTCTCCCGTTCGTCTGACAAACGTCACCCTCACGAAGGAAGCCCCCGCCGTCTCCTTGACGAAGCAGGGCGGCACTTCCGGGGCGATGCGGGTGAACCTCAACTGGAGCGGCGGCTCGGCGGGCAAGCGGCTCGGCAAGACGCTCGGCCGCAAGGCGATGCAGGCCATGGGCGCCCGCGGCGCGCTGCTGCCCCCGTCCGGCGAGCTCGACCTCGATCTGTGCGCGCTCTACGAACTCACCGACGGCGCCGCCGGTGTGGTCCACCCGCTCGGCAACAGCTTCGGCGCCCTGCACGCCCCGCCGTTCATCCAGCTCGACGGCGACGACCGCACCGGCGCCGTCGCGGCCGGCGAGAACCTGACCATCAACCTCGACCACCAGGCACGCATCAAGCGCATCCTGATCTTCGTCACCGTCTACGCCGGCGCCCGCAGCTTCGAGGGCCTGAGCGCCACGGTCACCCTCCAGCCCCAGCACGGCGCCCCCGTCGACTTCTCGCTCGACGCCTGCACGGTGCCCTCCACCGTCTGCGCGCTCGCCCTGATCACCCACACCGGCGGCGAACTCGTCGTCCAGCGCGAGGCCCGCTACCTCGTGCCCGAGCCCGGCGTCAGCCCGCAGCGCACCGTTGATCACGCCTATGGCTGGGGCCTGGACTGGTCACCGGCCCGCAAGTGA
- a CDS encoding DUF6643 family protein: protein MTSPRSTYGGYYASPSFPDTPIYDSLVAERGTPQIAPIRVNPSPYETGSSYLPALPSALPALPAAPSHPSPAQGYPGAAAQPVAPLQQTPAPYIPQQAGGRGYPSPQQQQPQRPPMGTGYEAMRPAAPVAPRPASPYDDPYGRQYPRGY, encoded by the coding sequence ATGACCTCCCCCCGCTCTACCTACGGCGGCTACTACGCTTCGCCCTCCTTCCCGGACACCCCGATCTACGACAGCCTCGTCGCCGAACGTGGTACGCCGCAGATCGCCCCGATCCGGGTGAACCCCTCCCCTTACGAGACGGGTTCGTCTTATTTGCCGGCGCTCCCGTCGGCGCTGCCCGCTCTTCCGGCCGCGCCCTCCCACCCGTCGCCCGCGCAGGGCTATCCGGGTGCTGCCGCACAGCCGGTCGCCCCGCTGCAGCAGACTCCGGCGCCGTACATCCCGCAGCAGGCGGGCGGTCGCGGCTATCCGTCCCCGCAACAGCAGCAGCCCCAGCGTCCGCCCATGGGCACGGGGTACGAGGCGATGCGGCCGGCCGCTCCGGTCGCACCCCGGCCCGCCTCGCCGTACGACGACCCGTACGGCCGGCAGTATCCGCGCGGGTACTGA
- a CDS encoding MOSC domain-containing protein has protein sequence MPKPALQSIHLYPVKALAGPGPGEAVVEPWGLAGDRRWMLVDTAGRMITQRQQRTLALAHAEALPGGGLRCTAPGREPLTVEVPASGETIPVEVWKDEVEAVPAGPAAAAWFGGYLGAECRLVYLDAPEKRRPLAPDWGAPGDTVGFADGFPLLLTTTSSLDALNSLVAQGDHADEGPLPMNRFRPNVVVDGTAPWAEDDWRRVRIGTVDFEAAEPSARCVVTTTDQCTAERGKEPLRTLARHRRFGDRLLFGRNLIPRGAGTIRVGDPFEILG, from the coding sequence ATGCCGAAGCCCGCACTCCAGTCGATCCATCTCTACCCGGTCAAAGCACTGGCGGGGCCCGGTCCCGGCGAGGCGGTCGTGGAGCCGTGGGGGCTCGCCGGGGACCGACGCTGGATGCTGGTGGACACGGCAGGAAGGATGATCACCCAACGGCAGCAGCGGACACTCGCGTTGGCGCACGCCGAGGCGCTGCCGGGCGGCGGCCTGCGGTGCACCGCGCCCGGAAGGGAGCCGCTGACGGTCGAGGTGCCCGCCTCCGGGGAGACGATCCCGGTCGAGGTCTGGAAGGACGAGGTCGAGGCGGTGCCCGCCGGACCGGCGGCGGCCGCGTGGTTCGGCGGGTATCTCGGTGCGGAGTGCCGGCTGGTGTACCTGGACGCGCCGGAGAAGCGCCGGCCCCTCGCCCCGGACTGGGGAGCGCCCGGTGACACGGTCGGTTTCGCCGACGGTTTCCCGCTGCTGCTGACGACCACCTCGTCGCTGGACGCCCTCAACTCCCTTGTCGCACAGGGTGATCACGCCGATGAGGGGCCGCTGCCCATGAACCGTTTCCGGCCCAATGTGGTGGTGGACGGCACCGCCCCCTGGGCGGAGGACGACTGGCGGCGGGTCCGCATCGGCACGGTGGACTTCGAGGCGGCCGAGCCCAGCGCACGCTGCGTGGTCACCACCACCGACCAGTGCACCGCCGAGCGCGGCAAGGAGCCGCTGCGCACCCTCGCCCGGCATCGCCGCTTCGGCGACCGGCTGCTCTTCGGCCGCAATCTGATCCCCCGCGGCGCCGGCACGATCCGCGTCGGCGACCCGTTCGAAATCCTCGGCTGA